The following are encoded in a window of Candidatus Margulisiibacteriota bacterium genomic DNA:
- a CDS encoding 4Fe-4S binding protein: MAYKVTNDCTNCGVCESECPAQAISEKDNKRVIDEDICTECGICADSCPAGAIVMG, from the coding sequence ATGGCTTACAAAGTTACAAATGATTGTACCAATTGCGGAGTGTGCGAAAGCGAATGTCCTGCTCAGGCTATTTCTGAAAAAGATAATAAAAGAGTAATCGATGAAGATATTTGTACCGAATGCGGAATTTGCGCAGACAGCTGTCCAGCGGGCGCTATTGTTATGGGGTAA
- a CDS encoding NUDIX hydrolase, producing the protein MSSNDPLHEKLLKKELVYQGSYLNLYRYHIVLPNGKKAAREIVEVRNAVAVLPVDNEGNVYLVRQHRPAIGKTILEIPAGLVDKGETLNHAAKRECEEETGYRPGKLKKLITYAHVEGYSTGFITLFLGTDLVFTNKIHLDSNEFVETKKLSFRELLKLIKSNKIIDSKTTLAAFLSQNILGITP; encoded by the coding sequence ATGTCCTCTAATGACCCTCTTCATGAAAAACTGTTAAAAAAAGAGCTTGTTTATCAAGGTTCATATTTGAACCTGTACCGTTATCATATTGTTTTACCAAATGGCAAAAAAGCAGCCAGAGAAATTGTCGAGGTCCGCAACGCTGTAGCCGTGCTTCCGGTTGATAATGAAGGGAACGTTTATCTTGTAAGACAGCACAGGCCGGCAATAGGCAAAACCATTCTGGAAATTCCGGCCGGTCTGGTAGATAAAGGTGAAACCCTAAACCATGCCGCGAAAAGGGAATGTGAGGAAGAAACCGGTTACAGGCCGGGAAAACTGAAAAAACTGATAACCTACGCTCATGTGGAAGGATATTCCACGGGATTTATAACTTTATTTTTAGGTACAGATTTAGTCTTTACCAACAAAATTCATCTGGACAGCAATGAATTTGTAGAAACTAAAAAGCTCTCTTTTCGAGAGCTTTTAAAATTAATTAAATCTAACAAAATAATTGACTCAAAAACAACACTTGCTGCTTTCTTGAGTCAAAACATTCTCGGCATTACCCCATAA
- a CDS encoding 3-deoxy-7-phosphoheptulonate synthase — translation MAFEYIRKIPEVTDILKEMPLSPELQKIKAQRDREIKDIFTQKSNKLLIIIGPCSAHDEEAVCDYNAKLGKLQQRVNDRLVLVPRIYTNKPRTTGEGYKGMAHQPRHQEEPNMVEGLKAIRRMHIRSLKESGLAAADEMLYPENYPYLADVLSYVAIGARSVENQKHRLTVSGLDIPVGMKNPTSGDFDVMLNSVKAAQLSHVFSYNGWEVKTSGNPLAHCVLRGAMDHFGQHIPNYHYEDLIILAEMYLKRSLKNPAVIVDTNHSNSGKKCNEQPRIALEVLRSMNHSGVLKNLVKGFMIESFLVEGAQKANENIYGKSITDPCLGWESSEKLVLEIADMV, via the coding sequence ATGGCTTTTGAATATATTCGTAAAATACCGGAAGTAACCGACATTCTCAAGGAAATGCCGCTATCCCCTGAATTGCAAAAAATAAAAGCCCAGAGGGACCGGGAAATAAAAGATATTTTTACTCAAAAAAGTAATAAACTCCTGATAATTATCGGACCATGTTCAGCCCATGACGAAGAAGCGGTCTGTGATTACAATGCCAAGCTGGGCAAGCTTCAACAAAGGGTAAATGACAGGTTGGTCCTGGTACCCCGCATATATACCAATAAACCTCGGACAACCGGAGAAGGTTATAAAGGAATGGCCCACCAGCCCAGGCATCAGGAAGAGCCGAATATGGTTGAAGGCCTGAAAGCAATCCGCAGGATGCATATACGGTCCTTGAAAGAGTCGGGACTGGCCGCAGCGGATGAAATGCTTTATCCGGAAAATTATCCGTATCTGGCCGATGTTTTAAGTTATGTGGCCATCGGCGCCAGGTCTGTGGAAAATCAGAAACATCGCCTTACAGTAAGCGGGCTGGATATCCCTGTCGGTATGAAAAATCCTACCAGCGGCGACTTTGACGTAATGTTGAATTCTGTTAAAGCCGCGCAACTTTCTCATGTTTTTTCCTATAACGGCTGGGAAGTGAAAACCAGCGGCAATCCGCTGGCGCATTGTGTTTTACGCGGGGCCATGGACCATTTCGGCCAACACATACCTAATTACCATTATGAAGATTTGATTATTCTGGCGGAAATGTATTTGAAACGTTCCTTAAAAAATCCAGCGGTCATAGTGGATACAAACCATTCCAATTCCGGCAAGAAATGCAATGAACAACCGAGAATAGCACTGGAAGTATTGCGCAGCATGAACCATTCCGGTGTCCTGAAAAATCTGGTCAAAGGTTTTATGATTGAAAGTTTTCTGGTAGAAGGCGCTCAAAAAGCCAATGAAAACATTTATGGCAAATCTATTACCGATCCTTGCCTGGGTTGGGAATCGTCAGAAAAATTAGTACTGGAAATTGCCGATATGGTATAG